The Nesterenkonia xinjiangensis genome contains a region encoding:
- a CDS encoding helix-hairpin-helix domain-containing protein encodes MSTPDVRPVGDLPDAIGKTAARELSSHGIRNLADAASHAPKELLAIHGVGPKAIRILTEALAAKGMSWSEG; translated from the coding sequence ATGAGCACCCCTGACGTCCGCCCCGTGGGAGACCTTCCCGACGCGATCGGCAAGACCGCGGCCCGCGAGCTGTCCTCCCACGGCATCCGGAATCTCGCCGATGCCGCCTCGCATGCTCCCAAGGAGCTGCTGGCCATCCATGGAGTGGGCCCCAAGGCCATCCGCATCCTCACCGAGGCGCTCGCGGCGAAGGGGATGTCCTGGTCTGAGGGGTGA